In Kaistella faecalis, a genomic segment contains:
- a CDS encoding tetratricopeptide repeat protein, with the protein MKKTILFLSAIVVFNSCSSRKKTDDSTFMKGFFSYYNTLFNSKDALETELKNRDQAHVDNFYAPYIQLLTYEEQPLGTDLQPGGMFGEDPVPPGSMNSEGPGVPGGRSNFQNSSNPGIKNGASVLEISEAKALKAISKYSVMKGGEEKNKKIFDANILLAQSRIYRNKPLEALDGLNYVFANMRNDKRIPLARIYQGLAYSKMGDFYKAEEVFADLSKDSKLKKDYKKLLSVYYSEMLLQAGKKEAAVDELENAYAVNKNRKMRSRIAFLRGQILANLERNEEARESFVTAYKNANSFEFEVKSQIEIAKTFNGKDDDYEGAKEYLEKISKKGTYGSRKNEFYYALGLMANKAGKKDEAKAFFAKSLTEKMSDPQIRGLNYYEIGKGFFEESDYLSAGAYYDSALTVMTYEPSKILLTEKSSNIKQVSANYYLIRKNDSILALTRMPEAEKIAYFNKYIDGIKAKEAKEELERKKAERSKGFDTGDYDANSVFSGNTGGFQDFGGSKGGFYFANQSTVAKGESSFKQLWGNRALSDNWRTSARGSSIEDLKNEAMGIASAPDPRRLEPAFYIEKIPTASEDILALKKARDTASLGLGRMYESYFSDTPLATKTLYDLVDANPEEETKLLALYNIFAFNYEKNPSAAERAKQMILTDFPYTSYAEFVKNPKNNSFSKSSEEVEKAYAQAFDLYSTEKYEESKTLIQSSLEKYPKDALVPKFALLNAFNTGKTAGKEIMILQLEQIALNYARTPEGEKAEEMLKYLKSELEIEITDESGNKMEKPVSTPVPPTDMDAPPVPGKMNEPAPLRPRRTQDTQQVESPAQMEIKI; encoded by the coding sequence ATGAAAAAAACTATACTTTTCCTTTCAGCAATCGTGGTTTTTAATTCGTGCTCTTCACGGAAAAAAACCGATGATTCCACCTTTATGAAAGGATTTTTCTCTTACTACAATACGCTTTTCAATAGTAAAGATGCGCTGGAGACTGAACTGAAAAACCGCGACCAGGCTCATGTAGATAATTTTTATGCGCCTTACATCCAGCTTCTCACTTACGAAGAACAGCCTTTGGGAACCGATTTACAGCCGGGTGGTATGTTTGGTGAAGATCCGGTGCCGCCGGGAAGTATGAATTCCGAAGGTCCGGGCGTTCCGGGTGGCCGGAGTAATTTCCAGAATTCTTCTAATCCGGGAATTAAAAACGGAGCTTCGGTTTTAGAAATATCTGAAGCTAAAGCACTTAAGGCAATTTCCAAATATTCTGTAATGAAGGGTGGGGAAGAGAAGAACAAGAAAATCTTTGATGCAAATATACTTTTGGCCCAATCCAGAATTTACCGCAATAAACCATTGGAAGCTCTGGACGGATTAAATTATGTGTTCGCAAATATGCGGAATGACAAAAGAATTCCGCTTGCACGCATTTATCAGGGGCTGGCTTATTCCAAAATGGGCGACTTCTACAAAGCCGAAGAGGTTTTTGCCGATTTATCAAAAGATTCAAAACTTAAAAAAGATTATAAAAAACTGCTGAGCGTTTATTACTCAGAAATGCTGCTTCAAGCCGGAAAAAAAGAAGCCGCAGTAGACGAGTTGGAAAATGCATACGCAGTGAATAAAAACCGCAAAATGCGCAGCAGAATTGCTTTTCTAAGAGGGCAGATTTTAGCAAATCTCGAAAGGAATGAAGAAGCTCGGGAAAGTTTTGTTACTGCATATAAAAATGCCAATAGTTTTGAATTTGAAGTTAAATCTCAAATTGAAATCGCCAAAACCTTTAATGGAAAAGATGATGATTATGAAGGGGCAAAGGAGTATTTGGAGAAAATAAGCAAAAAAGGTACTTATGGTTCCAGAAAAAACGAATTCTACTATGCATTGGGTCTCATGGCAAATAAAGCCGGTAAGAAAGATGAAGCCAAAGCGTTTTTTGCGAAGTCACTGACGGAAAAAATGTCTGATCCGCAGATTCGCGGACTTAATTATTACGAGATCGGAAAAGGTTTTTTCGAAGAGAGCGACTATCTGTCTGCAGGAGCTTATTACGATTCCGCGCTTACAGTAATGACTTATGAACCTTCGAAAATACTCCTGACAGAAAAATCAAGCAACATTAAACAGGTTTCCGCAAATTACTATCTGATCAGAAAAAACGACAGTATCCTTGCGCTCACCAGAATGCCCGAAGCTGAAAAAATCGCCTATTTCAACAAATACATTGACGGGATAAAAGCCAAAGAAGCCAAGGAAGAACTGGAAAGGAAAAAAGCAGAACGCTCCAAAGGATTTGATACCGGAGATTACGATGCTAATTCTGTGTTTTCAGGAAATACCGGCGGTTTCCAGGATTTTGGCGGTAGCAAAGGTGGCTTCTACTTCGCGAACCAAAGCACAGTAGCGAAAGGAGAATCGTCTTTTAAACAATTGTGGGGAAACCGCGCCCTCAGCGATAACTGGCGGACTTCCGCAAGGGGGAGCTCCATTGAGGATTTAAAAAATGAAGCGATGGGAATTGCGTCTGCTCCCGACCCTAGAAGACTTGAACCTGCTTTCTATATTGAAAAAATACCAACGGCTTCAGAAGATATCTTAGCGCTGAAAAAAGCCCGAGATACCGCGAGTTTAGGTTTGGGAAGGATGTACGAATCGTATTTCTCTGATACCCCTCTGGCTACGAAAACGCTTTATGATTTGGTGGATGCCAATCCGGAAGAAGAAACAAAACTTCTGGCACTTTACAATATTTTCGCCTTTAATTACGAGAAAAATCCATCCGCTGCGGAACGCGCTAAACAGATGATTCTAACGGATTTTCCTTATACGTCCTACGCAGAATTTGTAAAGAATCCTAAAAACAATTCTTTTTCTAAATCTTCAGAGGAAGTCGAGAAAGCTTATGCACAGGCTTTTGACCTTTATTCAACTGAGAAATATGAAGAAAGCAAAACACTCATACAGTCCTCTTTAGAAAAATATCCCAAAGATGCACTGGTACCGAAATTTGCGCTCCTTAATGCATTCAATACCGGTAAGACCGCCGGTAAAGAGATTATGATCCTCCAGCTGGAACAGATTGCCTTAAATTATGCAAGAACACCGGAAGGTGAAAAAGCTGAAGAAATGCTGAAGTATCTCAAAAGCGAACTTGAAATAGAAATTACAGATGAATCCGGAAACAAAATGGAGAAACCAGTTTCTACCCCAGTGCCACCAACAGATATGGATGCGCCACCTGTTCCCGGAAAAATGAACGAGCCGGCTCCATTGAGGCCACGCCGCACACAGGATACACAGCAGGTTGAAAGTCCTGCGCAAATGGAAATAAAAATTTAA